The Sporocytophaga myxococcoides genome includes a window with the following:
- a CDS encoding membrane receptor RagA: MRRILFILLFLSYSLISMGQNGKNIVQLSGLVIGGDSAYGIPGVTIYTPKSGRGTITNYLGYFSMPALGGDSIVIKSLGFKEKFFIVPKDTNKLSLVIELLGDTSILPTVEVFPWPTEKIFKEAFLSLKLNDNSYDNMHKNLNEQVMRRMLYTQEANSKNNHNYYMQQQTARVENRFYAPTLSLLNPFAWSNFLNSARNGGLKNKKKEENEKYGNDDY, encoded by the coding sequence ATGAGAAGAATTTTATTTATCCTGCTTTTTCTTTCCTATTCCCTCATTTCAATGGGGCAAAATGGGAAAAATATCGTTCAGCTTTCAGGACTTGTAATTGGAGGTGACAGTGCTTACGGAATACCAGGAGTAACTATTTACACACCAAAATCCGGAAGGGGAACCATCACTAACTATCTCGGATATTTTTCTATGCCTGCATTGGGGGGCGATAGTATCGTAATCAAATCATTAGGGTTTAAGGAAAAGTTTTTTATTGTTCCAAAAGACACAAATAAATTGAGCCTTGTTATTGAGTTATTGGGTGATACATCCATTTTGCCTACTGTTGAAGTTTTTCCCTGGCCTACAGAAAAAATATTTAAAGAAGCTTTTCTCTCGCTCAAGCTTAATGATAATTCTTATGACAATATGCATAAAAACCTGAATGAGCAGGTTATGAGGAGAATGTTATATACACAAGAGGCGAATAGTAAGAATAATCATAATTATTATATGCAGCAGCAAACTGCAAGAGTGGAAAATAGATTTTATGCCCCAACATTAAGTTTATTAAATCCTTTTGCATGGTCTAACTTTTTAAACTCTGCACGTAATGGAGGCCTTAAAAACAAGAAGAAGGAAGAAAATGAAAAATATGGAAATGATGATTATTAA
- the clpB gene encoding ATP-dependent chaperone ClpB, producing the protein MNFNNYTIKAQEVIQRATEIAGSHQQQGVESGHILKAILESDENMIAFLLKKLNVNKNLFETKLDEIIRSYPKMSGGSPFLSNDANQALVKASSFLKEFGDQYVAVEHLLLGILAGRDKTATLMKDAGFTEKHLKVAIHELRGGSKVTDQNAEAKYRSLERYSKNLNELAKAGKIDPVIGRDEEIRRVLQILSRRTKNNPVLLGEPGVGKTAIVEGLAQRIVNGDVPENLKSKTVVSLDMGLLVAGAKYKGEFEERLKSVIKEVTDSEGEIILFIDEIHTLIGAGGGGEGAMDAANLLKPALARGELHAIGATTLKEYQKYIEKDKALERRFQAVMVDEPDLQDAISILRGIKEKYEVHHGVRIKDDAIIAAVELSNRYISDRFLPDKAIDLMDEAASKLRIEIDSLPEELDEVQRKIMQLEIEREAIRRENDKEKEAQLSKDIAELTDKRNELKAQWQNEKTLIESIQKEKENIEKYKNEAEQAERSGDYGRVAEIRYGKIKESEKNLQDLQKQIQETQAGGSSMLKEEVTAEDIAEVVAKWTGIPVAKMLQSDREKLLHLEEELGKRVAGQTEAIEAISDAVRRSRAGLQDPKRPIGSFIFLGTTGVGKTELAKALAEFLFNDENAMVRIDMSEYQERHSVSRLIGAPPGYVGYEEGGQLTETVRRKPYSVVLLDEIEKAHPDVFNILLQVLDDGRLTDNKGRVANFKNTIIIMTSNIGANLIQENFAEINEYNEEEVVERTKVDVIEQLKKSVRPEFLNRVDEIIMFKPLSRREIRKIVDIQFKGIQKRLEESGIRIEASPEVLEKLGELGFDPQFGARPLKRVLQRHILNELSKEILSGVIKKDEVVGITLDENDNIQFLNLESIKI; encoded by the coding sequence ATGAACTTTAATAATTATACAATAAAAGCCCAGGAAGTCATTCAAAGGGCTACAGAAATAGCCGGAAGCCACCAGCAACAGGGGGTTGAATCCGGACACATTTTAAAGGCCATACTCGAATCTGATGAGAATATGATTGCCTTTCTTTTAAAGAAACTTAACGTTAATAAGAATCTTTTTGAAACCAAACTTGATGAAATCATCCGCTCTTATCCAAAAATGAGTGGAGGAAGTCCATTTCTTTCCAATGATGCTAATCAGGCTTTGGTAAAAGCAAGCTCTTTTTTGAAGGAATTTGGGGATCAATATGTAGCCGTTGAACACCTGCTACTTGGTATTCTGGCCGGAAGAGATAAAACGGCAACATTGATGAAAGATGCAGGCTTTACTGAAAAACATCTTAAAGTCGCTATTCATGAGCTAAGAGGTGGTTCAAAAGTAACCGACCAAAACGCGGAAGCAAAATACAGGTCTTTGGAAAGATACTCCAAAAACCTTAACGAACTTGCAAAAGCAGGTAAAATAGATCCTGTAATCGGAAGAGACGAAGAAATTAGAAGGGTTCTTCAGATACTTTCAAGAAGAACCAAAAACAACCCTGTTCTTCTTGGTGAACCAGGGGTTGGTAAAACTGCTATTGTGGAAGGATTAGCCCAGAGAATTGTCAATGGGGACGTTCCTGAAAATCTGAAATCAAAGACTGTTGTATCTCTCGACATGGGGCTCCTTGTTGCGGGAGCAAAATACAAAGGTGAATTTGAAGAAAGATTAAAATCAGTCATCAAGGAAGTAACGGATTCTGAAGGAGAAATCATTCTGTTTATTGATGAAATCCATACCTTGATTGGGGCAGGCGGAGGAGGTGAAGGAGCTATGGATGCTGCCAACTTACTAAAGCCCGCGCTTGCCAGAGGTGAGCTGCATGCAATTGGAGCAACTACCTTAAAAGAGTATCAAAAATATATAGAAAAAGATAAAGCTCTGGAAAGAAGGTTTCAGGCAGTGATGGTGGACGAACCGGACCTTCAGGATGCAATATCAATATTGAGAGGTATCAAGGAAAAATATGAAGTACACCACGGTGTACGGATAAAAGATGACGCTATTATTGCAGCCGTAGAACTTTCTAACAGATATATCTCTGATCGCTTTCTTCCAGACAAAGCAATTGACCTTATGGACGAGGCAGCTTCCAAGCTGAGGATAGAAATTGACTCTTTGCCGGAAGAACTCGACGAGGTACAAAGGAAAATAATGCAACTTGAAATTGAGCGTGAAGCTATCAGAAGGGAAAATGATAAAGAGAAAGAGGCTCAGCTTTCTAAGGACATTGCAGAGTTAACAGATAAGCGAAATGAACTGAAAGCTCAATGGCAAAATGAGAAAACGCTTATAGAATCCATTCAGAAAGAAAAGGAAAATATTGAGAAATATAAAAACGAAGCAGAACAGGCCGAACGCTCCGGTGACTATGGAAGAGTGGCAGAAATAAGATACGGGAAAATAAAAGAGAGTGAAAAGAATCTACAGGATCTTCAAAAGCAGATTCAGGAAACTCAGGCAGGTGGAAGTTCTATGCTAAAAGAAGAAGTCACTGCTGAAGATATTGCAGAAGTAGTAGCCAAATGGACAGGAATTCCTGTAGCAAAAATGCTACAAAGCGACCGTGAGAAATTACTTCATCTCGAAGAAGAACTTGGGAAAAGAGTTGCGGGCCAGACTGAAGCTATTGAGGCTATTTCAGATGCAGTTAGAAGAAGCCGTGCAGGTTTGCAGGACCCAAAAAGACCAATTGGTTCTTTCATTTTCCTGGGAACGACAGGTGTAGGTAAAACAGAGTTAGCCAAGGCTTTAGCAGAATTCTTATTTAACGATGAAAATGCAATGGTCAGAATTGATATGTCCGAATATCAGGAAAGGCATTCTGTAAGCAGACTTATAGGAGCGCCTCCGGGATATGTGGGTTATGAAGAAGGAGGACAACTGACTGAAACTGTACGAAGAAAACCTTACTCTGTAGTGCTGCTTGATGAAATTGAAAAAGCGCATCCGGATGTATTTAACATTCTGCTTCAGGTGCTTGACGATGGAAGGCTCACTGATAACAAAGGACGTGTTGCCAATTTCAAAAACACAATTATCATAATGACCTCTAATATCGGAGCAAACCTTATTCAGGAAAATTTTGCCGAGATTAATGAGTACAACGAAGAAGAGGTTGTTGAAAGAACAAAGGTTGATGTTATCGAACAGCTGAAAAAATCCGTTCGTCCGGAATTCCTTAACAGGGTAGATGAGATCATTATGTTCAAACCTCTATCAAGAAGAGAAATCAGGAAAATTGTGGATATCCAATTCAAAGGTATTCAGAAAAGGCTTGAGGAAAGCGGTATAAGAATAGAAGCTTCACCTGAAGTATTGGAGAAACTTGGAGAATTGGGATTTGACCCTCAATTTGGAGCAAGACCACTAAAACGCGTGCTTCAACGCCATATTTTAAATGAACTCTCCAAAGAAATATTATCGGGAGTTATAAAGAAAGATGAAGTCGTAGGTATTACTCTTGATGAAAACGATAACATTCAATTCTTAAACCTTGAATCTATAAAAATTTAA
- a CDS encoding PD40 domain-containing protein produces MMKAFLKLIVAVVLLLKTSVLYCQDKNIVAHFKNDLKLAEDLYAKQAYLKAGEMFQRIAKKDTGNADIRFKIGECYWKLNNTTEAEYWYKEGFKRNNAIVNLADYKLHLAEALVINGKKDEAKIWYDLYSKESLSKRAIAESKKRGLDAYDTFFRDSLFYSVKELPINSSASEYCPTFYQKGLVFVSNRKTIELVKNVDAADQKNFLDLYYVEFAGDSGFGKLQKFTDFNTGLNEGPVTFFENGRKAVFSKNETAIGKDTKRLQLFYAEKDQNGKWTKPQALPFNNPSYSVSHPFFDKNTNCLYFVSDMPGGYGGTDIYRSIFHNGAWMMPENMGASINTSGNEMFPFVSRDSCLYFSSNGLPGMGGLDLFFVDLKHASKPINLGAPLNSSKDDFSLILTDNTSTGFFSSNRKKSGGDDIYRIIIHKIKYEGVLLDKLKALPLKGVTVKISDKETGKIEWVVKSSNKGTFSCYLMPGRYYLVEAVKDDYKVSQTELYFTSRYENIVRNKIIMEKVKKSFVKGRVIKDTSMVRNCMVKVFDFSNDSVEVIKTNKAGEFSCEINKDTTNIFYAEYKGVKGIYKLEPVQRKRKGSVLTFITLELAPLKYKECEGVLLDTLDHPSPTDSLILSNELTGEEEIIKTDKDGKFKFSAWESGRYSLFLKSEDRYVWMSTFVPEKVNRLQLRKRKKDEIY; encoded by the coding sequence ATGATGAAGGCATTTCTGAAGTTGATTGTTGCTGTTGTATTGCTATTAAAGACATCAGTGCTTTATTGTCAGGATAAAAATATAGTTGCACATTTTAAAAATGATTTGAAGCTGGCAGAAGATCTCTATGCAAAGCAGGCTTATTTAAAAGCAGGAGAGATGTTCCAGCGTATAGCGAAGAAAGATACCGGAAATGCCGATATCAGATTTAAAATAGGTGAATGCTACTGGAAGCTTAACAATACAACTGAAGCCGAATACTGGTATAAGGAAGGATTTAAAAGAAACAATGCCATTGTAAATCTGGCTGATTATAAGTTGCATCTTGCAGAGGCACTGGTGATCAATGGAAAGAAGGACGAGGCTAAAATTTGGTATGATCTGTATAGTAAAGAAAGTTTGAGCAAAAGGGCAATAGCCGAATCTAAAAAAAGAGGGTTAGATGCTTATGATACTTTCTTTAGAGATTCTTTATTCTACAGTGTAAAGGAACTACCTATTAATTCCTCTGCGTCAGAATATTGTCCAACCTTTTATCAGAAAGGACTTGTGTTTGTCTCTAACAGAAAAACGATTGAACTGGTAAAGAATGTTGATGCCGCAGATCAGAAAAACTTTCTTGATTTGTATTATGTTGAATTTGCAGGTGATTCGGGATTTGGGAAGCTTCAAAAATTTACAGATTTTAATACAGGGTTAAATGAAGGTCCTGTTACATTTTTTGAAAATGGTAGAAAAGCTGTCTTTTCTAAAAATGAAACTGCAATTGGAAAAGATACCAAGCGTTTGCAATTATTTTATGCTGAAAAGGATCAGAATGGAAAGTGGACCAAACCTCAGGCATTACCATTTAATAATCCAAGCTACTCTGTAAGTCATCCTTTCTTTGATAAAAATACAAATTGTCTTTATTTTGTATCAGATATGCCCGGCGGCTATGGCGGAACAGATATTTACAGAAGTATCTTCCACAATGGAGCATGGATGATGCCTGAAAATATGGGCGCGTCAATTAATACTTCAGGAAATGAAATGTTTCCCTTTGTCTCAAGGGACAGTTGCCTGTATTTTTCTTCCAATGGGTTACCTGGTATGGGAGGACTTGACCTATTTTTTGTTGATTTAAAACATGCGTCAAAGCCTATAAATCTTGGAGCTCCTTTAAATAGCTCAAAAGATGATTTTTCTTTAATACTTACAGACAATACTTCAACTGGATTTTTTTCCAGTAACCGGAAAAAGTCTGGAGGAGATGATATTTACAGGATCATCATCCATAAAATAAAGTATGAAGGGGTGTTGCTTGATAAACTAAAAGCGCTGCCTTTAAAAGGCGTTACAGTAAAAATTTCTGATAAAGAAACCGGCAAAATTGAATGGGTTGTTAAGAGCTCTAATAAAGGAACATTCTCCTGCTATCTGATGCCTGGAAGGTATTATCTGGTGGAGGCAGTAAAGGATGATTATAAGGTATCCCAAACTGAGCTTTATTTTACCTCGAGATATGAAAATATTGTGAGGAATAAAATAATAATGGAGAAGGTAAAAAAATCCTTTGTTAAAGGAAGAGTGATAAAAGATACTTCCATGGTTAGAAATTGTATGGTGAAGGTTTTTGATTTTTCAAATGATTCTGTTGAAGTGATTAAGACAAATAAAGCTGGAGAATTTTCATGTGAAATTAATAAGGATACTACCAATATTTTTTATGCTGAATATAAAGGTGTGAAAGGCATTTATAAGCTTGAACCTGTTCAGCGAAAACGGAAAGGTTCTGTATTGACGTTTATCACTCTTGAACTTGCTCCTCTGAAATATAAAGAATGTGAAGGTGTATTGCTTGATACTCTGGACCACCCATCACCAACGGACTCTTTGATTTTGTCCAATGAACTTACAGGGGAAGAAGAAATAATAAAGACAGATAAGGACGGGAAATTTAAATTTAGTGCGTGGGAATCAGGGAGATATTCTTTATTTTTGAAGTCTGAAGACAGATATGTCTGGATGAGTACTTTTGTCCCTGAAAAAGTTAACAGACTACAATTAAGAAAAAGGAAAAAGGATGAAATCTATTGA
- a CDS encoding HupE/UreJ family protein, protein MSDFVHYFSLGFIKITYLDLFVHILFITALCGVYTFKSIRLIATYIGCFILGYLITFFLSAFEVINIPTTLLFYLLPLTTIVVSISNFFLKKNAFTNKYSPHNYRYFLALAGGLLHGLDLPVAIETVLKSDNLFLPMLGFIVGVLFALLLIISFLLITVFIITYLLRVNIREWNLILSGACAGISIYIILNALFYSTALK, encoded by the coding sequence ATGTCAGACTTTGTCCACTATTTCAGTTTGGGATTTATCAAAATAACCTATCTGGATTTATTTGTACATATCCTCTTTATAACAGCATTGTGCGGGGTTTATACCTTCAAATCTATCCGGCTCATTGCAACTTATATAGGGTGCTTTATTTTAGGATATCTTATTACATTCTTTTTATCAGCATTCGAAGTAATAAATATCCCTACGACATTGCTTTTTTACCTTCTTCCTTTAACAACAATTGTTGTTTCTATTTCCAACTTCTTTCTCAAAAAGAATGCTTTTACTAACAAATATTCACCACATAATTACAGATATTTTCTAGCTCTTGCCGGTGGGTTGCTTCATGGTCTGGATTTGCCTGTTGCCATTGAAACAGTTCTAAAATCCGATAATTTATTTCTTCCAATGCTTGGTTTCATTGTGGGTGTTTTATTTGCTTTGCTTTTGATAATTTCATTCTTGTTAATTACAGTATTTATTATCACCTATTTATTGAGAGTAAACATCAGAGAATGGAATTTAATATTATCAGGGGCCTGTGCAGGCATTTCAATTTACATTATATTGAATGCGCTTTTTTATTCTACTGCATTGAAATAA
- a CDS encoding porin family protein yields MKKALLFLAFLCCVSASLAQVTLGVYYFPSKTGILTNNYDPQYDSKNTFAGGAGMNVDFRLDRATIFQTGLFYASHNQKFTSELQYHPTDTATILKGKRRLDYIKVPLFLRVSHKLTKKTDFVIYGGPQLGYLIKGAGGNVIYTRREEDPNLTAFYDLPPSKNEYYNKFIIDAAIGAGLDVYLSQHFTFNTSLKFDFGITNTLNKKAKTNADIPVTYYDNYKQFYHNYTFALLLGVTYHFGNDHLLSPTMRGRR; encoded by the coding sequence ATGAAAAAAGCATTACTTTTCCTCGCATTTTTATGTTGCGTATCTGCTTCATTGGCACAGGTAACGCTGGGAGTTTATTATTTCCCGTCCAAAACTGGAATTCTGACCAACAATTATGACCCTCAATACGATAGCAAAAATACATTTGCAGGTGGAGCGGGTATGAATGTGGACTTTAGGCTGGACAGAGCTACAATATTTCAAACAGGCTTATTTTATGCCTCTCATAATCAAAAATTTACTTCTGAGCTTCAATATCATCCCACTGATACAGCGACTATATTAAAAGGTAAAAGGAGACTTGATTATATCAAAGTTCCCTTATTCCTTCGTGTTTCTCATAAATTAACTAAAAAAACTGATTTTGTAATTTATGGTGGTCCTCAGCTGGGATATCTTATAAAAGGTGCAGGAGGAAATGTTATCTACACTCGTAGAGAAGAAGACCCTAATCTGACAGCATTCTACGACCTTCCACCCTCTAAGAATGAATATTACAACAAATTTATCATTGATGCAGCTATTGGAGCCGGATTAGATGTTTACCTGTCTCAGCATTTTACTTTTAACACAAGTTTAAAGTTTGACTTCGGTATTACCAATACTTTAAATAAAAAAGCTAAAACCAATGCTGATATCCCTGTAACCTACTACGATAACTACAAGCAATTCTACCATAACTATACATTCGCTCTATTGCTTGGAGTAACTTATCATTTCGGAAATGACCATCTGTTGTCCCCAACAATGAGAGGTAGAAGATAA
- a CDS encoding MFS transporter yields the protein MSTQVALNDFSTKEESSTTLREIALIFLLACIQFTFVIDYIVILPLGPEIMKSFQIRPDEYGLIISAYTLTAAIAGFFSSFFIDRFDRKQALLFCLFYFLTGSILSYIANTYYFFMLARMFTGAFGGVMSSLVMIYLGEKFSLKKLGVATSFVMIANGMATIVGVPAAVYFSNNYGWKFPFLVLLSINFIVLTLTYFFLPSTRKSTTKSRSTVSLRLRSVVLSANFIWPVVFMSLLTFAGGATILPFLSAYVSTNFYFSTEEIALMFFYGGLAALFVNPIVGFLIDKFGKQNVFLLLNFVSIIPLLLLTTFPFTEKNATLLITTLFFCLSTARQMSGLTLVNSLFPSEHRGRFITINSSIQLLAGSAATAISGKIIYTEENLLCNFDVLGVIGICATIICIFAAFILEEQS from the coding sequence ATGTCAACTCAGGTCGCATTAAATGATTTTTCAACTAAAGAAGAGAGCTCAACTACTCTCAGGGAAATTGCGCTAATCTTCCTTTTGGCGTGTATTCAATTTACTTTTGTCATTGACTATATAGTAATATTACCCCTTGGTCCGGAGATCATGAAGTCATTTCAGATACGTCCGGATGAATATGGGTTGATTATATCGGCTTATACACTGACTGCGGCGATAGCAGGGTTCTTTTCTTCTTTTTTTATAGATCGGTTTGACAGGAAACAGGCTTTATTGTTTTGTTTGTTTTATTTCCTTACCGGCTCAATATTAAGTTATATAGCGAATACCTATTATTTCTTTATGCTGGCAAGAATGTTTACCGGAGCCTTCGGTGGGGTAATGTCTTCGCTCGTTATGATTTATCTGGGTGAGAAATTTTCATTGAAGAAACTCGGAGTAGCGACGAGTTTCGTAATGATTGCTAATGGTATGGCGACAATTGTTGGGGTACCTGCTGCAGTATATTTCTCAAACAATTATGGGTGGAAATTCCCTTTCTTGGTGCTTTTATCCATTAATTTCATAGTGTTGACACTCACATATTTTTTCTTACCCAGCACAAGGAAGTCAACAACAAAAAGTAGATCAACTGTCTCGCTTAGGCTACGGTCAGTTGTCTTAAGCGCAAATTTTATCTGGCCTGTTGTCTTTATGTCTTTATTGACATTTGCAGGCGGGGCAACTATTTTACCATTCCTAAGTGCATACGTATCAACAAATTTTTACTTTTCTACAGAAGAAATAGCATTAATGTTCTTCTATGGAGGACTTGCGGCTTTGTTTGTTAACCCTATTGTAGGTTTTCTTATTGATAAATTTGGAAAGCAGAACGTATTTCTGCTGCTTAATTTTGTTTCCATCATCCCTTTGTTATTGCTCACAACATTTCCTTTCACTGAAAAAAACGCAACATTACTGATAACAACCCTCTTCTTCTGCCTTTCCACTGCGAGGCAAATGTCTGGCCTTACCTTGGTAAATTCATTGTTTCCCAGTGAGCATCGCGGCCGGTTTATTACAATTAATTCTTCTATCCAGTTATTGGCAGGAAGTGCAGCGACTGCTATTAGTGGAAAAATAATTTACACCGAAGAAAACCTGCTCTGTAATTTTGATGTTCTTGGGGTTATCGGGATTTGTGCCACAATTATTTGCATTTTCGCTGCATTTATTCTGGAAGAGCAGAGTTAA